Proteins from one Triplophysa dalaica isolate WHDGS20190420 chromosome 6, ASM1584641v1, whole genome shotgun sequence genomic window:
- the sys1 gene encoding protein SYS1 homolog, producing MSSHFRSYIWDPVLIVSQIILMQAIYYGFLGLWLAGVDGLVQTSRSLDQIFSYEVLGFSTTQGRLSMMGFILNSLTSALGLWFFIRRGKQCLDFTITVHFFHMIGCWIYNAHMPAALSWWLVNVACMALMAVIGEYLCMRTELRAIPVNTAPKSNL from the exons ATGTCCAGTCATTTCCGCAGCTACATCTGGGATCCGGTCCTTATCGTCTCTCAGATTATTCTGATGCAGGCCATCTACTACGGCTTCTTGGGTTTGTGGTTGGCTGGTGTTGACGGTTTGGTACAGACCAGTAGATCACTTGACCAGATATTCAGTTATGAG GTGCTTGGTTTTTCAACAACACAAGGTCGCCTCTCGATGATGGGGTTCATTCTGAACTCTCTCACaag TGCTCTTGGCCTGTGGTTTTTCATCCGACGTGGAAAGCAGTGCTTGGACTTTACCATCACGGTGCACTTCTTTCACATGATTGGCTGCTGGATCTATAACGCCCACATGCCGGCAGCTCTGTCGTGGTGGTTGGTCAACGTGGCCTGCATGGCACTAATGGCTGTGATTGGCGAGTACTTGTGCATGCGGACAGAGCTCAGAGCCATTCCAGTAAACACTGCACCCAAATCCAACC